One Oscillospiraceae bacterium genomic window, GGACTGGGACATCCCGGCGCCGACGATCTCTTGGGAAACAGCCTCCCCCGAGACCCCCGCACACACGCCGGCGGCGCCCCACGGCACGGACGACACCGCGCTGGCGGTCGGCGGCACGGATGTTGTCCCGCCGTCTCAGCGACCCGTAGACGAGACAACCCAGAAGCCGACCGCTGCGGCCACACCAACACCCACGGCCACGCCAAAGGCGCCGGTCTACGTGTGGCCGGCGGCGGGCGCGGTGATCACACACCACAGTGAGGACGCGCTCCTCTACAACAAGACCCTGGACGACTGGCGCACCCACAGCGGCATCGACATTGCGACCGCCGCCGCCGCCAAGGTGACGGCCGTCCGCGACGGTACGGTAGAGGACGTCTACGAGGACCCGTTGCTGGGCACCGTCGTGGTGATCGCCCACGGGAACGATGTGCGCAGCCTGTACGCAAACCTCGCCCGGACGCCGGCCGTCAGCAAGGGCCAGACGCTCAAAGCCGGCGACACCGTCGGCGCCGTGGGCGAATCCGCCGCCGCCGAGAGCTCCGAGACCTTTCATCTACACCTGGAAATCCACCAGGGCGACGCACACCTCGATCCTCTCACCGTCCTGCCGCCGCGCTGACGCGCGTTGGCGGACGAGATAAACCGGCCGCGGCAACGACCCCTGACGGGTCGCCGCGGCCGGTTTTACGCCGCGACTCTGCGCGCCTCAAACAACATTCATGTTTGCGCCGGCACTTGACAAGACGCGAGCGGTTTGGTATGCTAATTATGCAATTAGTAATTTTATAATTAGCATTTTACAATTGGAGGGACCGCCATGTTTGTCGGCAGAGAGAGAGAACTTGCCAGTCTCGACGCTCTTAACAGGCACGGCGGGTTCCAGTTTGCGGTGATCTACGGTCGGCGGCGTGTCGGCAAGACCACATTGATCCACGCGTTCTGTCGGGGCAAAAAGTACATTTACTTTGTCGCGGTGGAGTCGACCGCCAAAGAAAATCTGGCGCTGCTGTCGCGGCAGATCCTCACCGTACTGGCTCCGGAGGCGCCGCCGAATCCGTTTGGCTCTTTCTATGAGGCAATCGAATACGTGTTTGCCCACGCCAGGCGTGAGCGCATCATCTTCGCGGTCGACGAATATCCCTACCTCGCGGAGAGCGACCGGGCGGTGTCCTCTCTGCTCCAGGCCGCCATCGACAGGCACCAAGCAAGCAGCCGGCTGTTCCTGATTTTGTGCGGATCGTCCATGTCCTTCATGGAAAATCAAGTACTTGGGTACAAGAGTCCGCTGTATGGGCGCAGGACGTCGCAATACAAGATTTTACCTCTGGACTACCGGGCCTGCGCCGACATGCTATGCGGCTTTCGCGCGGAGGAAACGATCGTTCTATACGGCGCCACCGGAGGTGTCCCCGAGTATGTATCCCGCATAGACAACAGTCTTTCTGTGCGGGAGAACTTGCGCGCGCTGTTTTTTGAACCGTCCGGCCGCCTGTTTGAAGAGCCGGCAAATCTCCTCAAACAAGAACTGAAGATGCCGCAGACATACAACGGTATCATCACCGCCATCGCCTCCGACAGCAGCCGGTTGGGTGAGATCGCCGTCAAGGCGGGCATTGAGACGAGCCAATGCAGCGACATGCTCGACACGCTGATCCTTCTGGGGCTCGTCCGCCGCGACATTCCCGTGACGGAAACGCACTCCAGAAAGACGACTTACGCACTGGAGGACCAGATGTTCCGGTTTTGGTACCGTTTTGTCCTGCCCAACCTCAGCCGCATCTCGGCAGGCCTGGGCGCACGCGTCTGCGACGAGGTGTGCGGCGAACGGCTGAACACCTACACCGGCCACGCCTTCGAGACCTGCGCCAAACAATATATGTGGCGCCGCCTCGCGGCGGACTCTCTCCCCGTCTCGTTTCAAAAAATTGGCCGGTGGTGGGGCACGGACCGAAACCGTCACCGCGCCGTGGAGATCGATTTCATCGCCTGCGCCGGCGCCCAGGCCATCTTCGGCGAGTGCAAATGGCGTGGCGAGCCCCTCGGCGCCGACGCGCTGGAGGGCCTGCAGGCCAAAGCCGCTTTGCTGCCGCAATTTACGGAGAAACATTACATGCTATTTTCAAAATCCGGCTTCACCAAAGCTCTCACAACCCTCATCAATACGCGGCAGGACGTCGCGCTCGTCTCTCTCCCGGACATGTTAGCACCGATTTGAAAATGTTTGACTGTGAGTCTGATATCCCGGTACACCACGAAAACTGCCGCGAGCTGGAAACAAGCGCCTCCCTGTTTGTCAGGCTTTTGTCTTTTGACATTTTGACAGACTGCGGTACAAGGTGGGTTCCGAGCATCGCAAGATAGCCGCCACTTCGCTGATCGCGCCCTTGATCAGAAAGACGCCTTTCTTCTGTAAATTTTCTAGCAGACGCAGACGCTCATCCAGATTTAAACGGGTGATCTGCGGCATGGCCTCTTCGGCGAATACTTCTTCCATAGACATATTTACCATCTCCGCAATGTTGTTGAAAAATGTTTCTTTTGGCGGCCCCATATGTGGCTCTTCAATCGATGTTGTCGCAGGAATCGACGGCAGCAGATGCAGACCGCCAAGGCTTAAAATCGCATGGCTCAATTGCTCATAGACAGTCATATCAATATTGACGCAGAGCATCCCGATCAAGTCGTGATTATCGTCTTTGATAAAATAGGTGGAGGAACGCAGATTTTTATGATTCTTCGTGCTCCGATAATTGATGTCCCAATCTTCGTTCTTCCAGCGTTTGGATTGAATGACTTCCAACGCATAATCCGTCAGAGGCCCGCCGACCTTCCTGTTTGTAACAGCGCCGTTTCCGATGGCAATAATGCCGCACTGATCTTCTCGGCAATCCTGCAACACGACTTCGCAATTTTCGCCTAAGAGAGAAGAAAGAAATTCCACCAGCTTTTTATAATCTTCCAATCGATCATACATCATTTTACTCCTCGATTCCCTGCAACACCGTTGTTTCGGTGCTCCTTTTGTCAGCATGCTCTTTCTTTATATTTTATACCATATACCCCTCCGATTGTCTAGCACGCAGAGATAAAATTAATAATTTTTCATCACAAAATAGTAAAAATAGCTAAAAATTATCCATATCATTGGTGGTAATGTCCATAGACAGGCGTGGAAATCCGTGTTATTATGATAAAAAAGTATTATTTCAATAACTATTTATTTTTTCTGCAGGCAAATGGACAATATGTCTCCCCTGATTCTTTCGTTACACAATTCGTGATAATTTCACCGAGCTCATCTGATTTATCTAGTATTCTACGATAAAACTGTGTCAAAATAGCAACTCATCTTTCAAATTGGAAAAATCAGTCAAAAATATTCAAATAATTGGAAATCTTGTCAATGGACATACGGGGATATTTGTGCTATAATGATAAAAAGGTATCATTGTAATAACTATTTATTCGTCTCGCCAAGGACGTATTCTTGCGATTTCCAGACGACTCCTCACACCAAGGCGAGCGGAACGGAGGGCTTATGAAGGAGGAATTCAAACTGGTTTCCTATCGGCGCGGCAGAGAAAACAGTGGGGCACCGCCGCCTTTGGGAGAAGAGACAGCCAAAAAGGCACAGCGCTTCCACACCAGTTTTTCAGTCTATAAGCCGACGCCGCTGGTTTCGCTGGCGTATACCGCGCAGGCACTCGGATTGGGCGCGGCGTACGTCAAAGATGAGTCCTACCGCTTCGGGTTGAACGCCTTTAAGGTATTGGGCGGCAGCTACGCAATCGGCCGCTACATCGCCGAGTGTCTGGGGCAAGACATTTCTGAATTGCCCTATGAAAAAATCATTTCGGAGCAGACCCGCGCGAAGGTGGGGGATTTGACTTTTGTCACGGCCACAGACGGCAACCATGGACGCGGGATCGCTTGGACGGCCCGTCAACTCCGCCAACGCGCCGTGGTTTATATGCCGAAAGGCAGCGCGGCGGAGCGGCTGGAAAACATTCGTGCAGAAGGCGCGGAAGCTTCTGTCACGGACTTGAATTACGACGGTGCGGTTCGGCTGGCAAAGCGTCAGGCAGAAAAAAAGGGCTGGGTGATGGTGCAGGATACCGCGTGGGAAGGCTATGAGAAAATCCCGCTGTGGATCATGCAGGGGTACGGCACGATGGGCTATGAAGCCATCGCACAGCTTCCGGAACCGCCGACGCACATTTTTCTACAGGCGGGCGTCGGCTCGATGGCAGGTTCCATCACCGGACTTTTTGCGGCGCTCTATGGAGAAAACCGTCCTATCATTACGATTGTGGAGCCCAACAAAGCGGACTGCATTTTCCGGACCGCGCAGGCAAATGACGGGGCGCTGCATTGCGTAACCGGAGACATGGATACGATTATGGCCGGTCTGGCCTGCGGAGAGCCCTGCAGCATCGGTTGGGATACATTAAAGACATACGCAGACCATTTTCTTTCCTGCCCTGACTACGTGGCGGCAAAAGGAATGCGTCTTTTGGGCAATCCGCTTCCCAAAGATCCGCGTGTGATATCGGGCGAAAGCGGCGCTGTGACATTCGGCTGCGTGGCGGAACTGATGACAAATCCGAAACTTCTGGCTATCCGTGACGCCTTGCAGTTGGATGTCCAATCCCGCGTGTTGTTTTTTAGCACGGAAGGAGATACGGACCATAAAAATTATCGGGAGATTGTCTGGGACGGAAAGTACCCGAGCAGCCGCGAAGCTTAGATTTTTGAGAAGTCGGAGCGACAAAATCGTCTGCAAAATGAAACATAAAAAGGAGTAGAAACACAATGTTAAGTAAAAACCGGGAAGATGCTGTCATTGCTTTGTGCCAGGAGCTCATCCGGCAAAAGAGCTACTCCGGCGAGGAAGGAGGTGTCGTGACCGTATTGCAAGATTATATGAGAAAGAAGGGGTTCGATGATGTCACCGTAGACCGTTATGGCAATATTGTCGGCTGTATCAAGGGGCACCGGCCGGGCAAGAAACTTTTGTTTGACGGACATATCGACACGGTTCCGGTGACCAATCCGGACGAATGGCCCTATCCGCCCTTTGCCGCCGAAGTGCATGGCGGGAACATGTACGGACGCGGAACCAGCGATATGAAAGGCGCGGTCGCCGCCTTTGTCTGTGCGGCCGCGAATTTTGCCGAAGATACCAAGCGGGATTTCGCGGGGGAAATTTTTGTGGCGGGCGTCGTCCACGAAGAATGCTTTGAGGGCGTGGCGGCGCGCGAAATCAGCAAAGCTGTGTCTCCGGACTACGTCGTCATTGGGGAGGCCTCAGAACTGAATGTAAAAATCGGACAGCGCGGCCGCGCGGAAATCGTGGTGGAGACTTTCGGGAAGCCCTGTCACAGCGCGAATCCAGAGAAAGGCATCAATGCGGTATACAAGATGGCGCAGGTGATTGAAGCGATCCGCGGGCTGAAGCCACCCGAGCATCCTGTGCTTGGAAAGGGAATTTTGGAACTGACCGACATCAAAAGCGCCCCATACCCAGGCGCGTCCGTCGTGCCGGAGTATTGCCGCGCCACATATGACCGCCGCTTGTTGGTAGACGAAACAAAAGAAAGTGTTCTCGCGCCAATTCAAGCGCTGTTAAACGAGATGATGCTGAAAGATCCCGCATTAAAGGTGAATGTCAGTTATGCCGTTGGAAAGGAAATCTGCCATACCAAAGCACCGATTGAGGGAGAGCGCTTCTTCCCGGGCTGGTTGTATGACGAGAAAGCGGATTTTGTGCGGGCTGTGATGGACAAGCTACGGGAGATGGGCTACCGGCCTTCCATCACCCAGTACAATTTCTGTACGAATGGCAGCCACTATGCGGGCGAAGCGGGCATCCCAACATTTGGGCTTGGGCCCTCACAGGAAAGTTTGGCGCATACGGTGGGGGAATACATTGCCATCGAACAACTGACCAAAGTGACGGATTGCTACTATGGCGTCATGCAGGCGCTGCTTGTATAGACCAGAGAAAAGGATGGGTAAAGCCGCAAAGAATATCGACCGTAAATCACGCGCTGTTTGATTTGAAAGGAGGATGACCCACTGTGACACAGGTGCAAATTACCGCTTTCATCATCATCGTGTTATACATGGTGGCTACTGTTTGTCTGGGGCTTATTATTTCAAAACGAAAGCAGTCCAAATCGGCCAGTCAAAGCAATGAAGACTTTTTGATGGCCAGCAAATCGCTCGGTCCGTTTGTGTTGGCAGGCACCTTATTTGCGGCAAATACCGGCGGCGCGAGTACCACAGGCATCGCGACCAACGTATTCAGCTACGGGCTCTCCAGCTGCTGGTATGTAATCGCGGCTGGCATCGGGTTTGTACTGGTCTCTTTTATCGCACCGTATTTCCGCAGATCACGGGCAAGCACAGTGCCGGAGATTATCAGCAAACGCTATGGCAAGGCATCACATATTTTCACTGCTTTTACCTCGATCACCGCCCTGTTCATGGCGACGGGAGCACAGATTATCGCAACCGCTTCTATCATCAACGTGGTGACCGGCATCTCGTTTAATATCGCGGCGGTAATCACCACAATTGTCGTCATCATTTATACAATGATCGGCGGTTTCAAATCCGTGACCGCGGCCAATATGATGCATGTAATTTTTATCACAGTCGGTATGACCATCGCGATGTTGATCATGGTGGGCAACAGTGAAGTCGGAGGATTCTCCGTCTTATTTGACCGAGCGCGCGCGCTCCTCGGGGACAGCGGGCAACCGATGGACCTTTTAAGCCTGACCAAGATTGGTCTCCCGACGATTATCGGCTATATCGTGATGTATTTTATGACGTTCCCGACCGGACAGGAGATCGTGCAGACTTATTGCTCCGCCAAAGATGGAAAATCCGCAAAAGTCGGCTCTTTGATGGCAGGCATTATATCCGCCGCTTATGCGATTGTCCCGGCCCTGATTGGCTTGATCGCTTACGTCTGCATTGATGGATATGCCGCGGGTGGAGCACAGAAGAACGCGCTCGCGGAGGCGACGATTCAGTTTGCGCCGGCTGTTGTGGCAGGCATTGTCCTGGCGGCCATCGTGGCGGCCACAATGAGCAGCGCCTCCGGCAATATGATAGGAACTGCGACGATGTTCACCAATGACGTCTATCGTCCCTATATCAATCACGGTATCGCGGACGACGCCAAAGAGGTGCAGATTTCCCGTATCACTATGGTGATTGTCGGGCTGGTCGGGCTTGGAATTTCTTTGGTCGCACAAAACATTATCAGCGTCATGATGGGTGCATTTGCACTTCGAAGTGCAGGCCCGTTTGCAGCATTTATCTGCGGCCTGTTCTATAGGAAAGTCACAAAACTTGGCGGATTTGTGTCAATTGTGGCGGGTACGATTGTGGCGGCAATCTGGATTTACTTCTTCAATACACCATGGGGTCTGAGTGCCATGGTGCCGGGTGGCATCGTAGCCTTCATTCTAATCTTCGCGGTGTCCGCATGGGATCGCGGCCGCGGCACACAGCCGGCTCCGGAGATTGCCTTTGAGGCGGAATAGGAGAAATACACCATGAAAACCATGAAAAAAATCATCACAGGCGGCACCATCATAGATGGCAGCGGCCGCGCCGGATATCGGACCAATCTTCTGACGGAAGACGACAAAATTGTAAAAATAGGTGATATTTCGCCAGCGGAAGATGCGCAAATCATTGACGCCTCCGGGCTGATTGTGGCGCCCGGCTTTATCGACACGCACAGTCACAGTGATTTAAAGGTCTTGCTTGAGCCAGAGGTCCTGCCGAAAGTGATGCAAGGAATTACCACGGAGGTATTGGGCCAGGACGGCATCTCCCTGGCGCCGCTGCCAGAACAGTACATCAGCCCGTGGCGCAAGAATCTGGCGGGCTTAGATGGTGATTCTGACGACATCGATTGGCACTTT contains:
- a CDS encoding M23 family metallopeptidase is translated as MKKKHPILDFFAGKGFYVVLAVCVTAVGLSGFALFSGGSDGASDETASGDSADLNLGGAPLDWDIPAPTISWETASPETPAHTPAAPHGTDDTALAVGGTDVVPPSQRPVDETTQKPTAAATPTPTATPKAPVYVWPAAGAVITHHSEDALLYNKTLDDWRTHSGIDIATAAAAKVTAVRDGTVEDVYEDPLLGTVVVIAHGNDVRSLYANLARTPAVSKGQTLKAGDTVGAVGESAAAESSETFHLHLEIHQGDAHLDPLTVLPPR
- a CDS encoding ATP-binding protein; translation: MFVGRERELASLDALNRHGGFQFAVIYGRRRVGKTTLIHAFCRGKKYIYFVAVESTAKENLALLSRQILTVLAPEAPPNPFGSFYEAIEYVFAHARRERIIFAVDEYPYLAESDRAVSSLLQAAIDRHQASSRLFLILCGSSMSFMENQVLGYKSPLYGRRTSQYKILPLDYRACADMLCGFRAEETIVLYGATGGVPEYVSRIDNSLSVRENLRALFFEPSGRLFEEPANLLKQELKMPQTYNGIITAIASDSSRLGEIAVKAGIETSQCSDMLDTLILLGLVRRDIPVTETHSRKTTYALEDQMFRFWYRFVLPNLSRISAGLGARVCDEVCGERLNTYTGHAFETCAKQYMWRRLAADSLPVSFQKIGRWWGTDRNRHRAVEIDFIACAGAQAIFGECKWRGEPLGADALEGLQAKAALLPQFTEKHYMLFSKSGFTKALTTLINTRQDVALVSLPDMLAPI
- a CDS encoding PAS domain-containing protein, giving the protein MYDRLEDYKKLVEFLSSLLGENCEVVLQDCREDQCGIIAIGNGAVTNRKVGGPLTDYALEVIQSKRWKNEDWDINYRSTKNHKNLRSSTYFIKDDNHDLIGMLCVNIDMTVYEQLSHAILSLGGLHLLPSIPATTSIEEPHMGPPKETFFNNIAEMVNMSMEEVFAEEAMPQITRLNLDERLRLLENLQKKGVFLIKGAISEVAAILRCSEPTLYRSLSKCQKTKA
- the dpaL gene encoding diaminopropionate ammonia-lyase; protein product: MKEEFKLVSYRRGRENSGAPPPLGEETAKKAQRFHTSFSVYKPTPLVSLAYTAQALGLGAAYVKDESYRFGLNAFKVLGGSYAIGRYIAECLGQDISELPYEKIISEQTRAKVGDLTFVTATDGNHGRGIAWTARQLRQRAVVYMPKGSAAERLENIRAEGAEASVTDLNYDGAVRLAKRQAEKKGWVMVQDTAWEGYEKIPLWIMQGYGTMGYEAIAQLPEPPTHIFLQAGVGSMAGSITGLFAALYGENRPIITIVEPNKADCIFRTAQANDGALHCVTGDMDTIMAGLACGEPCSIGWDTLKTYADHFLSCPDYVAAKGMRLLGNPLPKDPRVISGESGAVTFGCVAELMTNPKLLAIRDALQLDVQSRVLFFSTEGDTDHKNYREIVWDGKYPSSREA
- a CDS encoding YgeY family selenium metabolism-linked hydrolase, yielding MLSKNREDAVIALCQELIRQKSYSGEEGGVVTVLQDYMRKKGFDDVTVDRYGNIVGCIKGHRPGKKLLFDGHIDTVPVTNPDEWPYPPFAAEVHGGNMYGRGTSDMKGAVAAFVCAAANFAEDTKRDFAGEIFVAGVVHEECFEGVAAREISKAVSPDYVVIGEASELNVKIGQRGRAEIVVETFGKPCHSANPEKGINAVYKMAQVIEAIRGLKPPEHPVLGKGILELTDIKSAPYPGASVVPEYCRATYDRRLLVDETKESVLAPIQALLNEMMLKDPALKVNVSYAVGKEICHTKAPIEGERFFPGWLYDEKADFVRAVMDKLREMGYRPSITQYNFCTNGSHYAGEAGIPTFGLGPSQESLAHTVGEYIAIEQLTKVTDCYYGVMQALLV
- a CDS encoding sodium:solute symporter family protein, whose translation is MTQVQITAFIIIVLYMVATVCLGLIISKRKQSKSASQSNEDFLMASKSLGPFVLAGTLFAANTGGASTTGIATNVFSYGLSSCWYVIAAGIGFVLVSFIAPYFRRSRASTVPEIISKRYGKASHIFTAFTSITALFMATGAQIIATASIINVVTGISFNIAAVITTIVVIIYTMIGGFKSVTAANMMHVIFITVGMTIAMLIMVGNSEVGGFSVLFDRARALLGDSGQPMDLLSLTKIGLPTIIGYIVMYFMTFPTGQEIVQTYCSAKDGKSAKVGSLMAGIISAAYAIVPALIGLIAYVCIDGYAAGGAQKNALAEATIQFAPAVVAGIVLAAIVAATMSSASGNMIGTATMFTNDVYRPYINHGIADDAKEVQISRITMVIVGLVGLGISLVAQNIISVMMGAFALRSAGPFAAFICGLFYRKVTKLGGFVSIVAGTIVAAIWIYFFNTPWGLSAMVPGGIVAFILIFAVSAWDRGRGTQPAPEIAFEAE